In the Helicobacter typhlonius genome, one interval contains:
- a CDS encoding flagellin B: MSFRINTNISALTAHTIGVQNNRSLHNSLEKLSSGLRLNKAADDASGMAIADSLRSQSEGLGQAVRNANDAIGIIQVADKAMDEQLKILDTIKTKAIQAAQDGQSTETRKALQSDIIRLLEELDNIANTTSYNGQQMLSGAFSNKEFQIGAYSNTTVKASIGPTSSDKIGHVRMESGSFAGEGMLASGAASNLTEVMLKFRQVDGKHDYDTETVKISTSAGTGIGVLTEVINKYSDTLGVRAAWQVMATGDVPVLSGTVRGLVINGVTIGNVNDVRKNDSDGRLLNAINTIKERTGVEAYTDITGRMNVRSLDGRAISIQTEGDSGKVFGGGNFAGISGTEHAIIGRLTLIRTDARDIIVSGVNFSHIGFHSSQGIAEYTANLRYVRGEMDANIASACGANPNVAQANLHFDGIGAGVTSLRGAMVVMDMAESARIQLDKLRADLGSAQMQLVATINNVSVTQVNVKAAESQIRDVDFAAESATFSKHNVLAQSGSFAMAQANAVQQNVLRLLQ, from the coding sequence ATGAGTTTTAGGATAAACACAAACATCTCCGCCCTTACTGCCCACACCATTGGTGTGCAAAACAATAGAAGCCTCCATAATTCGCTTGAAAAGTTAAGCTCGGGCTTACGACTGAATAAAGCTGCCGATGATGCCTCTGGTATGGCAATTGCTGATAGTTTGAGAAGCCAAAGCGAAGGTTTGGGACAGGCTGTGAGAAATGCCAATGACGCTATTGGTATTATACAAGTTGCCGATAAAGCAATGGACGAGCAGCTTAAAATCTTAGATACGATTAAGACAAAGGCAATTCAAGCAGCGCAAGACGGGCAAAGCACCGAGACAAGAAAGGCTTTGCAGAGTGATATTATCCGCCTTTTAGAAGAACTTGATAATATTGCTAATACCACAAGCTACAACGGACAACAAATGCTTTCTGGTGCATTTTCTAATAAAGAATTTCAAATCGGTGCGTATTCAAATACCACGGTGAAAGCTTCTATTGGTCCTACAAGCTCGGATAAAATCGGGCACGTGCGTATGGAAAGCGGCTCATTTGCTGGTGAGGGTATGCTTGCTTCTGGCGCGGCTTCAAACCTTACAGAGGTGATGTTGAAGTTTCGTCAAGTCGATGGAAAGCACGATTATGACACTGAAACCGTTAAAATTTCTACATCTGCGGGAACAGGTATTGGTGTTCTAACCGAAGTAATTAATAAATACTCCGATACACTTGGGGTGCGTGCGGCGTGGCAAGTTATGGCGACAGGCGATGTGCCGGTGCTTTCTGGAACGGTGAGGGGCTTGGTGATAAATGGCGTAACTATTGGGAATGTCAATGATGTGCGCAAAAACGACTCCGATGGACGCTTGCTTAATGCGATTAATACCATTAAGGAACGCACAGGGGTTGAAGCCTACACTGATATTACAGGGCGTATGAATGTAAGAAGTTTAGATGGACGCGCTATTTCTATCCAAACAGAGGGTGATAGCGGCAAAGTGTTTGGTGGCGGAAACTTTGCGGGGATTTCAGGGACTGAACACGCTATTATTGGGCGTTTAACGCTTATTCGCACAGACGCAAGAGATATTATTGTGAGTGGTGTGAATTTTAGCCACATTGGTTTCCACTCTTCACAAGGTATTGCTGAATATACTGCAAATCTCCGCTATGTTCGTGGCGAAATGGATGCTAATATAGCCTCTGCTTGTGGAGCTAACCCAAATGTCGCTCAAGCCAATCTTCACTTTGATGGTATTGGTGCTGGGGTTACAAGCCTTAGAGGTGCTATGGTGGTTATGGATATGGCAGAATCTGCACGGATTCAGCTTGACAAACTTCGTGCAGACCTTGGTTCGGCACAAATGCAGCTTGTCGCTACAATCAACAATGTCTCCGTTACACAAGTTAATGTCAAAGCTGCTGAATCTCAAATCCGCGATGTGGATTTCGCCGCAGAATCAGCGACATTCTCTAAGCATAATGTTTTGGCACAAAGCGGTAGCTTTGCAATGGCACAAGCAAATGCCGTGCAACAAAATGTGCTTAGACTACTTCAATAA
- a CDS encoding motility associated factor glycosyltransferase family protein, translating to MQDFFSLNLSALAVRSPALALKLNKFKPNMHYEVFVGNDPLNINIIDKRSNTPLFTQNPLDEINDKIRAFSGYSHYPYLYFFGLGNGVFYKILLQNELLKRVVVLEPELEILFIALHFMDFSKEILEKRIVFLMVGECDFAHIDALFATNRDAKIYSKLYDLHLFNAYYNAYSELYISINTLFIRAIEHSVVSVGNDSKDSIIGISHHVQNLPDVVKSPTLLELLSHLKGRDTAIIVATGPSLSKQIPLLKQIQDYATIFCIDASFPILAKEGIKPDLVFSLERVDLTAKFYEDTPKEAHKDVIFAITSIVHKRLKDALKGDVVQYSLRPFGYTNYFKIPEYGYIGIGMSAANMAYELIVHSRFKRCIIIGQDLAFGEDGTSHAKNAVYGANEISPEKMEEKGQKILVEKYGGGGMVESTKVWKLFLSFYERDIANTPYPIEVINSTEGGARIHGTKEIPFKEAIKLIDTTHKKKPIQLKYPTAQESQANLEKVRQKAQEWIDLGLKDKAFVEEVFLEVAALTERLELLNTEGRLEELKEEELQECIDRIQKVKDLFSETRFRECFMDAIQSYIFHQEMDIARLLVKPTNTHEAKLIKQTELIYAHKYWLFSLAGGMDVVIEVVKKALETWEE from the coding sequence ATGCAAGATTTTTTCTCTCTCAATCTCTCTGCATTGGCGGTGCGTTCGCCCGCTCTTGCATTAAAGCTTAATAAATTTAAGCCAAATATGCACTATGAAGTCTTTGTCGGTAATGATCCTTTGAATATCAACATTATCGATAAACGCAGTAATACCCCGCTTTTTACACAGAATCCGCTTGATGAGATAAATGATAAAATTCGTGCTTTTAGTGGCTATTCTCACTACCCCTATTTGTATTTTTTTGGGCTAGGCAATGGTGTGTTTTATAAGATTCTCTTGCAGAATGAGCTTTTAAAACGTGTCGTGGTGCTCGAGCCAGAGCTTGAAATACTCTTTATCGCCCTGCATTTTATGGACTTTAGTAAGGAGATTTTAGAGAAACGTATTGTGTTTTTGATGGTTGGAGAATGCGATTTTGCGCATATTGATGCGCTCTTTGCTACAAATCGTGATGCTAAAATCTATTCAAAGCTCTATGATTTACATCTTTTTAATGCCTACTATAATGCATATAGTGAGCTTTATATCAGCATAAATACACTTTTTATCCGCGCGATAGAACACAGCGTTGTGAGCGTGGGTAATGATAGCAAGGATTCTATTATTGGTATATCTCATCACGTGCAGAATCTCCCAGATGTAGTAAAATCCCCAACTTTGCTTGAGCTACTCTCACATCTTAAGGGTAGGGATACCGCTATCATTGTAGCCACCGGTCCTAGCCTGAGTAAGCAGATTCCACTCCTTAAGCAGATTCAAGACTATGCAACGATTTTTTGCATTGATGCCTCCTTTCCAATCCTCGCAAAAGAGGGCATTAAACCCGATCTTGTGTTTTCGCTTGAACGCGTGGATTTGACGGCGAAATTCTATGAGGATACGCCAAAGGAGGCGCATAAAGATGTAATTTTTGCGATTACCTCTATCGTGCATAAACGTTTAAAAGATGCGCTTAAAGGCGATGTAGTGCAGTATTCCCTGCGCCCATTTGGCTATACAAATTATTTTAAAATCCCAGAATATGGCTACATAGGTATTGGTATGAGTGCGGCAAATATGGCGTATGAACTTATCGTGCATTCAAGATTCAAACGTTGCATTATCATCGGGCAGGATTTAGCTTTTGGCGAGGACGGCACTTCTCACGCAAAAAATGCAGTATATGGTGCGAATGAGATTAGCCCAGAAAAAATGGAGGAAAAAGGACAAAAAATCTTGGTAGAGAAATATGGCGGGGGTGGAATGGTAGAATCTACTAAGGTATGGAAGTTATTTTTAAGTTTTTATGAGCGTGATATTGCCAATACGCCTTATCCTATCGAGGTTATTAATTCCACAGAGGGTGGAGCGCGGATACACGGCACAAAGGAGATTCCGTTCAAAGAAGCGATTAAGCTTATCGATACAACGCACAAAAAAAAGCCTATTCAGCTTAAATATCCTACTGCTCAAGAATCTCAAGCGAATTTAGAAAAGGTGCGGCAAAAGGCACAAGAGTGGATTGATTTGGGATTGAAAGATAAGGCATTTGTCGAGGAAGTCTTTTTAGAAGTCGCTGCACTCACGGAGAGGCTAGAGCTACTCAACACGGAAGGTAGGTTAGAGGAGCTTAAAGAAGAAGAGCTACAAGAATGTATTGATAGAATCCAAAAAGTGAAAGATTTGTTTAGTGAGACGAGATTTAGAGAATGTTTTATGGACGCGATACAATCATATATATTTCATCAAGAAATGGATATAGCGCGTTTGCTTGTGAAGCCGACAAACACCCACGAGGCGAAACTTATCAAGCAAACAGAGCTAATCTATGCGCATAAATACTGGCTATTTTCATTAGCGGGTGGTATGGATGTGGTGATTGAAGTTGTAAAAAAAGCATTAGAAACGTGGGAAGAATAG
- the lpoB gene encoding penicillin-binding protein activator LpoB, which yields MKNSKLAICGAALSTLLIAGCSGGPEYVDTSKSQSYASMGLDYHDIEKAASDSVQSLLSSAQVRSITSGGKPKVLMISGVVNDTMQTIDTDQLSRKITRDMRKGGKFVLTLAQGAKTEKGITMARKARDNDEFDQRTTIEKGTLKSAEMSLSGKIVQKNTRVRSKERVDYFFLLTLTNLKDGTVIWDDEVNIIKVGSKSSVSW from the coding sequence ATGAAGAATAGCAAATTAGCAATATGTGGAGCGGCACTAAGCACACTTCTAATAGCTGGTTGTAGCGGGGGACCGGAGTATGTGGATACTTCAAAATCCCAGTCTTATGCGAGTATGGGCTTGGACTACCACGATATTGAAAAAGCAGCAAGTGATAGTGTGCAGTCTCTATTGAGTAGTGCTCAGGTGAGAAGCATTACAAGTGGTGGGAAGCCCAAAGTGCTTATGATTTCTGGTGTGGTTAATGATACAATGCAGACTATTGATACAGACCAGCTTAGTCGTAAGATTACAAGAGATATGAGAAAGGGCGGTAAATTTGTCCTCACACTCGCACAGGGTGCAAAGACTGAAAAGGGTATAACTATGGCGAGAAAGGCGCGTGATAATGATGAATTTGACCAACGCACAACAATAGAAAAAGGCACTCTCAAATCTGCCGAAATGTCGCTTTCTGGCAAGATTGTGCAAAAAAATACGAGAGTTCGCTCCAAAGAGCGCGTGGATTACTTTTTCTTACTTACACTTACCAATCTCAAAGATGGAACCGTTATATGGGACGATGAAGTAAATATCATCAAAGTCGGTTCGAAATCTTCTGTGAGTTGGTAG
- a CDS encoding TolC family protein yields MKLHFKFNIVLIFFAYSIFIGCSTDISSLEYDVKQTHIPQSFENAKPFSETFSIKNIEDSKNTQSHSGTQDSKDWQNAKNTQDSKDSTQSTEPFSLKEFSTLIDDKHLHNLLHIALKNNTDVLIMASRIKQAQSQMKINTANMFPTINVGLNSSYIDNRTLSQSTIVRPGANSINANISMSWEVDLFGKLNALRQSSKKAYLQAQSNLSSVQISLIAQVATLYFTLRENAHSLQIAKATLENLEQIESINKQKYNLGLIDMNTYQGFVANTTTQRNNLENLSYTFEQNKNALLVLLNINAENLKQEINFLSEYQFPRIASFYVDKMPSDILLLRPDIQASIYALHAQLYKQTNAKAARLPTISLNGSIGDILYSTNANSIGSIVFQIANSITAPLLNRTSLKQNYLIQKELSNEAFLTLQNNINTALGEIENAFFDMQSRSKQTQNTYNMYKLGLEAYKGNSAKNARGLLDKNDFLGLENTYFNLKNQLHNAKTNEILSLITLFKALGGNLALQDKTKQNQNSTQGHKQ; encoded by the coding sequence GTGAAACTACATTTTAAGTTTAATATTGTATTAATTTTTTTCGCATATAGCATATTTATAGGTTGTAGCACAGATATTTCAAGCCTTGAATATGATGTGAAGCAAACACATATCCCGCAATCATTTGAAAATGCCAAGCCCTTTAGCGAGACTTTTTCTATAAAAAATATAGAGGATTCTAAAAATACACAATCTCATAGTGGCACACAAGATTCTAAAGATTGGCAAAATGCAAAAAATACGCAAGATTCAAAAGATTCTACACAATCCACAGAACCCTTTAGTCTTAAAGAATTTAGCACCCTCATTGATGATAAACATTTACATAATCTGCTCCACATCGCGCTTAAAAACAACACAGATGTGCTGATAATGGCTTCACGCATTAAACAAGCACAATCTCAAATGAAAATCAACACCGCTAATATGTTTCCCACCATAAATGTAGGATTAAACTCAAGTTATATAGATAATCGCACACTTTCTCAAAGCACGATTGTGCGTCCAGGAGCAAATTCTATCAACGCAAATATAAGTATGAGTTGGGAGGTTGATTTATTTGGCAAACTCAATGCCTTGCGTCAATCAAGCAAAAAAGCCTATTTGCAAGCACAGAGTAATCTTTCCTCCGTGCAAATCTCCCTCATAGCGCAAGTAGCAACCCTCTATTTCACATTGCGAGAGAATGCACATTCCTTACAAATCGCAAAAGCGACACTAGAAAATTTAGAACAAATAGAATCTATAAACAAACAAAAATACAATCTCGGACTGATTGATATGAATACTTATCAAGGATTTGTGGCAAACACAACCACGCAGAGAAATAACCTCGAAAACCTCTCCTACACATTTGAGCAAAACAAAAATGCCCTACTCGTGCTTCTTAACATTAATGCCGAAAATCTCAAACAAGAAATAAATTTTCTTAGCGAGTATCAATTCCCGCGCATTGCGAGTTTCTATGTGGATAAAATGCCAAGTGATATTTTACTTTTGCGCCCGGATATTCAGGCGAGTATCTATGCCCTACACGCACAACTCTACAAACAAACAAATGCTAAAGCAGCGCGTTTGCCTACCATTTCTTTAAATGGCTCAATAGGTGATATTCTTTATAGCACTAATGCCAATTCTATTGGTTCTATCGTCTTTCAAATAGCCAATTCAATTACCGCACCGCTACTCAATCGCACTTCTTTGAAGCAAAATTATCTTATTCAAAAAGAATTAAGTAATGAAGCATTTTTAACCCTGCAAAACAACATAAACACCGCGCTAGGCGAGATAGAAAATGCGTTTTTTGATATGCAATCTAGAAGCAAACAAACCCAAAACACATATAATATGTATAAGCTAGGACTAGAAGCCTACAAAGGCAATAGCGCGAAAAATGCGCGTGGGCTACTTGATAAAAATGATTTTCTAGGGCTTGAAAATACATATTTCAATCTCAAAAATCAGCTTCACAACGCTAAGACAAATGAGATTCTCTCACTCATCACGCTTTTTAAGGCTTTGGGTGGGAATCTTGCTTTGCAGGATAAAACAAAACAAAATCAAAACTCTACACAAGGACATAAACAATGA
- a CDS encoding efflux RND transporter periplasmic adaptor subunit, translating into MNLYQALQPKTRKKIPLKVWIITLIIVAICIGAFIVWRMIGPKVEYDMIKPIRGDIKSSISASGSLSPVNEVEIGSVISGLVLEVLVDENDEVKVGQVLARINPETINQQIAKFEAQLYSARAQLKASEQTLVDKKWNYDRLKELYEATNGSSPSRLELQNAKTSYTSARSDVEIKRASIAEIETSIQSAKIDLKNSEIVSPVDGIVLMRSVEVGQSVAASFQAPTLFKVAENLEEMQLYASISEADIGKVKEGQEVVFTVDAYPDRNFHAKVNRVNFGSGDGSSSSSSASSSSNIITYRAKIEVDNKSLLLRPDMSATADIIIAQAQNALLVPSSALYFDLNKSLQRAGMKKNTSSSNPMFAAAPTRPRPQKPQVDPKQKSQGKSSTLWILKNGNPESVNVRVGITDGTYAQILNGIDENTQIITGIKTK; encoded by the coding sequence ATGAATCTTTACCAAGCATTGCAGCCAAAAACTCGCAAGAAGATTCCATTAAAAGTATGGATTATTACTCTCATCATAGTAGCAATCTGTATCGGGGCATTCATCGTGTGGAGAATGATAGGTCCTAAAGTAGAATATGATATGATTAAGCCTATTCGTGGCGATATAAAATCCAGCATTTCAGCCTCTGGATCGCTTTCTCCTGTAAATGAAGTAGAAATCGGCAGTGTTATTTCCGGACTCGTGCTTGAAGTGCTTGTTGATGAAAACGATGAAGTCAAGGTGGGACAGGTATTAGCGCGGATAAACCCAGAGACAATTAATCAGCAAATTGCTAAATTTGAAGCACAACTTTATTCTGCACGAGCACAACTCAAGGCAAGCGAACAAACCTTGGTAGATAAAAAATGGAATTACGATAGACTAAAGGAGCTGTATGAAGCGACAAATGGCTCATCTCCCTCAAGGCTTGAACTACAAAATGCAAAAACAAGCTACACCTCCGCACGTTCTGATGTGGAGATAAAGCGCGCTTCTATTGCCGAGATAGAGACAAGCATTCAAAGCGCGAAAATTGATTTGAAAAATTCCGAAATTGTTTCGCCCGTTGATGGCATTGTGCTTATGCGTAGCGTTGAAGTCGGGCAAAGTGTGGCGGCAAGTTTTCAAGCACCTACGCTTTTTAAAGTAGCAGAGAATCTAGAGGAAATGCAACTCTATGCGAGTATTTCCGAAGCAGATATTGGCAAGGTAAAAGAGGGGCAAGAAGTTGTTTTTACCGTTGATGCGTATCCAGATAGAAATTTTCACGCTAAAGTCAATCGCGTGAATTTTGGCTCGGGCGATGGTAGTAGCTCATCATCAAGCGCGAGCAGTAGCTCAAATATCATCACCTACCGTGCAAAAATCGAAGTGGATAATAAATCCTTGCTTTTGCGCCCAGATATGAGTGCGACTGCTGATATTATCATCGCACAGGCGCAAAATGCGCTCCTCGTGCCAAGTTCTGCTTTGTATTTTGATTTAAATAAATCACTGCAAAGGGCTGGAATGAAAAAAAATACAAGTAGTTCAAATCCTATGTTTGCAGCCGCGCCCACGCGCCCACGCCCACAAAAGCCACAAGTAGATCCTAAGCAAAAATCTCAAGGCAAAAGTAGCACATTGTGGATTCTAAAAAATGGCAATCCTGAATCTGTGAATGTAAGAGTGGGTATCACAGATGGCACATACGCGCAGATTCTAAACGGGATTGATGAAAATACGCAAATTATTACAGGCATCAAAACAAAATAG
- a CDS encoding ABC transporter ATP-binding protein, translating to MEDFIILKNVHKTYGKGEGAFEALKGIDLRINKGEFVALMGPSGSGKSSLANILGTLDVGTSGEYLFCDIDVFKLTQNQRALLRRNYIGFIFQGFNLLARTTALENVELPLMYRGIKKAEREAIALNALEKVGLKQWATHTSAKLSGGQQQRVAIARAIASEPLFLLADEPTGNLDTKRSVEIMEILQDLNQNLGITILMVTHEPDMAQYANRELHCLDGRLINDESPIAHISQSENNQNNNSTYDKEGEDSKNTLSTAGEIQ from the coding sequence ATGGAAGATTTTATCATTTTAAAAAATGTGCATAAGACTTATGGTAAGGGCGAGGGTGCATTTGAGGCACTAAAAGGCATAGATTTGCGTATTAATAAGGGTGAGTTTGTCGCACTAATGGGACCGAGTGGCTCGGGTAAATCAAGTCTTGCAAATATACTCGGCACACTTGATGTGGGCACGAGCGGAGAATATTTGTTTTGTGATATTGATGTGTTTAAACTTACTCAAAATCAACGCGCCCTCTTGCGTCGAAACTACATTGGCTTTATTTTTCAAGGATTCAACCTCCTTGCAAGAACCACCGCACTTGAAAATGTCGAGCTACCACTAATGTATCGAGGCATCAAAAAGGCAGAACGTGAAGCGATAGCACTCAACGCACTTGAGAAAGTGGGGTTAAAACAATGGGCTACACACACGAGCGCAAAGCTAAGCGGAGGACAGCAGCAACGCGTAGCAATTGCACGAGCAATTGCTTCAGAGCCACTTTTTCTTCTTGCTGATGAGCCAACGGGAAATCTTGACACAAAGCGAAGCGTGGAAATTATGGAGATTTTACAGGATTTAAATCAAAATCTTGGTATTACAATTCTAATGGTAACACACGAACCAGATATGGCGCAATACGCAAACAGAGAATTGCACTGCTTGGACGGACGATTAATTAATGATGAGAGCCCCATAGCACATATAAGCCAAAGTGAAAATAATCAAAATAATAACAGCACATATGACAAAGAGGGCGAAGATTCTAAAAATACTCTAAGCACAGCAGGAGAAATACAATGA
- a CDS encoding ABC transporter permease — protein sequence MILNAFILALRQIRRNFLRAFLTMLGIIIGVGAVIVMISLGNGTTKMIGDRISSLGSNLLLVFPARAMNPSGTNLRRNFSLQEAQNLYSLTQEYIQALAPIAQSSVTLQYQAQNTSTQVQGINAAFFEVTQWESSEGRIFEDNEYRVGSNVCLIGESVRKNLFIQENPLGKRIRINSIVCECIGVLESKGQGGMGNDQDDMILLPLKTFLRSVSGNNTLFYINRLMLRTKDSVDSSEILPALTNSLREVRNVRDGERDSFEVMDTKQISEILTSSTKRLTAFLGMIAGVSLIVGGIGIMNIMLVSVTERTREIGTRMAIGALQSEVLLQFLIESITLSSLGGIIGIIWAFFASLGLSHSMEIPFIFDVPTAIIAFVFSAFIGVLFGYIPAKRASRLNPIDALRHE from the coding sequence ATGATACTCAATGCTTTCATACTCGCACTAAGGCAGATTAGACGCAATTTTTTGCGTGCGTTTTTAACAATGCTTGGTATCATTATCGGCGTGGGTGCGGTCATTGTGATGATTAGCCTAGGAAATGGCACAACAAAGATGATAGGAGATAGAATCTCCTCACTCGGTAGCAATCTCCTGCTTGTCTTTCCCGCACGCGCAATGAATCCAAGTGGTACAAATCTCCGCCGTAATTTTAGCCTACAAGAGGCACAAAATCTCTACTCGCTCACGCAAGAATATATACAGGCATTAGCCCCTATTGCGCAAAGTTCTGTAACGCTACAATATCAAGCACAAAATACCTCCACGCAAGTGCAGGGCATAAATGCGGCGTTTTTTGAGGTAACACAATGGGAAAGTAGTGAGGGGAGAATCTTTGAAGACAATGAGTACCGCGTGGGGAGCAATGTCTGTCTCATTGGTGAATCTGTGCGTAAAAATCTTTTTATACAAGAGAATCCCCTCGGCAAGAGAATCCGCATAAATAGCATTGTATGTGAATGTATAGGTGTTTTAGAATCTAAAGGGCAAGGCGGTATGGGAAACGACCAAGATGATATGATTTTATTACCGCTTAAAACCTTTTTGCGTTCTGTATCGGGGAATAATACATTATTTTATATCAATCGCCTTATGCTACGCACAAAAGACAGTGTAGATTCTAGCGAGATACTACCCGCGCTCACAAATTCTTTGCGTGAGGTGCGCAATGTCCGCGACGGTGAGCGAGACTCATTTGAGGTTATGGATACAAAGCAAATTAGCGAGATTCTCACTTCATCTACCAAAAGACTCACTGCATTTTTAGGTATGATTGCCGGGGTAAGCTTGATTGTGGGGGGCATTGGTATTATGAATATTATGCTTGTTTCAGTAACCGAGCGCACGAGGGAGATTGGCACGCGTATGGCGATTGGTGCTCTCCAAAGCGAAGTGCTGCTACAATTTTTGATTGAATCCATCACCCTTAGTTCGCTCGGTGGGATTATTGGTATTATATGGGCTTTTTTTGCCTCACTTGGCTTAAGTCATTCTATGGAGATTCCATTTATTTTTGATGTGCCAACCGCAATTATCGCTTTTGTGTTTTCGGCATTTATTGGGGTTTTGTTTGGGTATATCCCCGCTAAACGCGCCTCAAGACTTAATCCCATTGATGCCCTGCGACACGAGTAA